In one Agathobacter rectalis ATCC 33656 genomic region, the following are encoded:
- a CDS encoding Wadjet anti-phage system protein JetD domain-containing protein → MGKTPIKHTLAGYIIKKTDTEGYRSGKLTGEKHFNKITEMMEFVGGRRKLIDQARFIENNTQAGHDGKIRISWIQVNSDIKKIDCDVSSIPELCRIEGVEDSRAKQLRLIESVKQWKSEVGDCDWICRYYDDILGRLEAGKSVTEAEEDMRFKCINAITRIKEPVWERVFSANVFKDSKKFEKCYRQKMVSILTKYSPYYEKDMEDYDTEGEEDDAKEDKKKSGLEILKMHGIMSYAQTMEWKGPLSYRIDDTCVIDTSKQIYGTIINTQTLEHASPVSLAGCKRIMTIENKANYESMQYDENTLYVFCHGYFTPKEVYFLKKLSLIVSKECEFLHWGDMDFGGISIFLFIKDRIFEKLMPYRMGVADFEEALKKDAGIPLKASTREKLQKKDAGLLAELKEAILESDKTIEQERLL, encoded by the coding sequence ATGGGAAAAACTCCAATTAAGCACACGCTTGCAGGCTATATTATAAAAAAAACAGACACCGAAGGATACCGGTCAGGAAAACTAACCGGAGAAAAACATTTTAACAAAATAACAGAAATGATGGAATTTGTTGGTGGACGCCGGAAACTAATCGATCAGGCAAGGTTCATAGAGAATAATACACAAGCAGGCCACGATGGGAAGATAAGAATTAGTTGGATTCAGGTCAACAGCGATATTAAAAAAATTGATTGTGATGTCAGCAGCATACCGGAGCTGTGTCGGATTGAGGGTGTTGAGGATTCAAGAGCAAAACAGCTAAGATTGATAGAGTCTGTAAAGCAGTGGAAATCAGAGGTTGGTGACTGCGATTGGATATGCAGATATTATGATGATATTTTGGGGCGTCTGGAAGCCGGAAAGAGTGTCACAGAGGCTGAGGAGGATATGCGTTTTAAGTGTATCAATGCTATAACAAGAATAAAGGAACCTGTGTGGGAGCGTGTTTTTAGTGCAAATGTTTTTAAAGATTCAAAGAAATTTGAAAAATGCTATCGACAAAAGATGGTATCAATTCTGACTAAATATTCTCCATATTATGAGAAGGATATGGAGGATTATGATACAGAGGGAGAGGAAGATGATGCCAAAGAGGATAAAAAGAAGTCGGGGCTTGAAATTTTGAAGATGCATGGCATTATGTCATATGCACAGACAATGGAATGGAAGGGACCATTGTCATATAGAATTGATGATACATGTGTTATTGATACGTCAAAGCAGATTTATGGAACCATTATTAATACGCAGACACTTGAGCATGCAAGTCCGGTTTCGCTTGCAGGATGCAAAAGAATTATGACCATAGAAAATAAGGCTAACTATGAAAGTATGCAATATGATGAGAATACCTTGTATGTTTTTTGTCATGGTTATTTTACTCCTAAGGAAGTGTATTTTCTAAAGAAATTAAGCCTTATTGTATCTAAGGAATGTGAGTTCCTCCATTGGGGAGATATGGATTTTGGCGGGATAAGCATATTCTTGTTTATTAAGGATAGAATTTTTGAAAAACTAATGCCTTATAGAATGGGGGTAGCGGATTTTGAGGAAGCATTAAAAAAAGACGCTGGAATACCACTTAAGGCTTCAACTAGGGAAAAACTGCAAAAAAAGGATGCAGGATTGCTTGCTGAATTAAAAGAAGCAATTCTTGAATCGGATAAAACAATAGAGCAGGAAAGGCTCTTATGA
- a CDS encoding VOC family protein: protein MSLIKGIHHVSMKCSSTEEYEKTIDFYKNILGIPVAREWQAGIMLDTGNGIVEIFNDGDDAPGKGVIRHFAFATDDVDACVEAVKAAGYEVFIEPKDIEIASTPVFPARIAFCKGPLGEEIELFEEK, encoded by the coding sequence ATGAGCTTAATAAAAGGTATACATCACGTATCAATGAAGTGCAGCAGCACAGAGGAATATGAAAAGACAATAGATTTCTACAAAAACATTCTGGGAATCCCGGTCGCAAGGGAATGGCAGGCAGGAATCATGCTTGATACCGGAAACGGAATTGTTGAGATTTTTAACGATGGAGATGATGCACCGGGCAAAGGTGTGATTCGTCATTTCGCATTCGCAACAGATGATGTGGATGCGTGTGTAGAGGCTGTAAAAGCAGCAGGATACGAGGTATTTATTGAGCCGAAGGATATAGAAATCGCATCAACACCGGTATTTCCGGCGCGCATAGCATTCTGCAAAGGACCACTTGGCGAGGAAATCGAGCTGTTTGAGGAAAAGTGA
- a CDS encoding dihydroorotase, which translates to MIIKNGIIADPASGLYEHMDILVKDGKIVKISPDISCASDAAATEKEEIIDASGMIVGPGLIDTHVHFRDPGFTYKEDIHTGSLAAAKGGFTTVVCMANTKPTVDNVDTLKDNLTRGKQEKIRMYQAAAISHSLKGQDEVDMAALKEAGACGFTDDGIPLTNAAFCYRAMQNAAKLDMPISLHEEDPAFIKNNGINHGKISDALGIYGSPSIAEEALVARDCLLALRSGADVVIQHISSGVSVDIVRTYKKLGARLHAEATPHHFTLTEDAVLEHGTLAKMNPPLRTEADRQKIIEGLIDGTIDLIATDHAPHSTEEKSKPVTEAPSGIIGLETSLALGITSLVKPGHLSMLELLEKMTINPARLYHMPYGTISEGAAADFVIFDPDEKWVPCEYASKSSNTPFTGMELTGKVKYTVCGGNVIYSDK; encoded by the coding sequence ATGATAATAAAAAACGGCATTATAGCAGACCCTGCTTCAGGTCTCTACGAACATATGGATATACTTGTAAAAGATGGGAAAATAGTAAAAATATCACCTGACATCTCATGTGCGTCAGACGCTGCTGCAACTGAAAAAGAAGAAATAATAGATGCATCCGGAATGATTGTCGGACCGGGACTTATCGACACACATGTGCATTTCCGTGATCCGGGCTTCACATACAAGGAGGATATCCACACCGGTTCCCTGGCTGCCGCAAAGGGTGGCTTCACAACTGTTGTATGCATGGCAAACACAAAGCCTACAGTGGACAATGTGGATACTCTAAAGGACAACCTCACACGTGGAAAGCAGGAAAAAATCCGTATGTATCAGGCCGCTGCAATATCGCACTCCCTCAAAGGACAGGATGAGGTTGACATGGCAGCTTTAAAGGAAGCCGGAGCATGTGGCTTTACCGATGACGGCATCCCGCTTACAAATGCCGCTTTCTGCTACAGAGCCATGCAAAATGCTGCAAAGCTGGATATGCCGATAAGTCTCCATGAGGAGGACCCTGCATTTATCAAAAACAACGGCATCAACCATGGAAAAATATCTGACGCTCTCGGTATCTACGGCTCACCATCCATCGCTGAGGAAGCCCTTGTCGCAAGAGACTGTCTGCTTGCGCTGCGCAGTGGTGCTGATGTTGTAATACAGCACATCAGCTCCGGTGTATCTGTTGATATAGTCCGCACCTACAAAAAGCTTGGTGCAAGGCTCCATGCCGAGGCCACTCCACATCACTTCACGCTGACTGAGGATGCTGTCTTAGAGCACGGCACCCTTGCCAAGATGAATCCGCCTCTGCGCACTGAAGCAGACCGTCAAAAGATTATAGAGGGACTTATCGATGGCACAATAGACCTTATCGCAACAGATCATGCGCCTCACAGCACTGAGGAAAAATCAAAGCCTGTAACCGAAGCTCCAAGCGGTATCATCGGTCTTGAGACATCTCTTGCTCTTGGTATCACAAGCCTTGTCAAACCGGGCCATCTGAGCATGCTTGAGCTTTTGGAAAAGATGACTATCAATCCTGCCAGGCTGTACCACATGCCTTACGGTACTATCTCAGAGGGTGCTGCTGCAGATTTTGTCATCTTTGATCCTGACGAAAAATGGGTACCATGCGAATATGCATCAAAATCATCAAACACACCTTTCACCGGCATGGAACTGACCGGAAAGGTTAAATACACCGTATGCGGTGGAAATGTGATTTATTCGGATAAATAA